One Pseudomonas entomophila genomic window carries:
- a CDS encoding energy transducer TonB: protein MLIESRRRAYLSAMQVVHWLPRAELPFAAPSRPELLLPVAAVEDVEFDVRPAAPAPASREAPAAPQARAERPKIEIPRPGSAPKPVVKPVETEQAAPAPRPAPVPPPRFALQLLRAGSCLLLVELATGQPFQSRDPSYLLLKDMLRAAGLPDAPQIIGEPVRWPFLVRGNMDQGPDAARDFVQGFIAARLEEAPCSCLWLVGLPAVRFAGQADAEAYYQELKVDLLGDAWALPGLELLMDEPQRKADVWKAMRQLMARWKSVE, encoded by the coding sequence TTGCTCATCGAGTCCCGCCGCCGCGCCTACCTTTCCGCCATGCAAGTGGTGCACTGGCTGCCGCGCGCCGAACTGCCGTTCGCCGCCCCGTCGCGGCCCGAACTGCTGTTGCCGGTAGCAGCGGTCGAGGATGTCGAGTTCGATGTGCGCCCAGCGGCGCCTGCGCCGGCTTCAAGGGAAGCGCCTGCGGCACCCCAGGCCCGTGCGGAGCGGCCGAAGATCGAGATTCCGCGCCCAGGCAGCGCGCCCAAACCGGTCGTCAAGCCGGTCGAAACCGAGCAGGCGGCCCCGGCGCCGCGTCCAGCCCCCGTTCCGCCGCCACGCTTCGCCCTGCAACTGCTGCGTGCCGGCAGTTGCCTGCTGCTGGTGGAGCTCGCCACCGGCCAGCCCTTCCAGAGCCGCGACCCATCCTACCTGCTGCTCAAGGACATGTTGCGCGCAGCCGGCTTGCCGGACGCCCCGCAGATCATCGGCGAGCCGGTGCGCTGGCCGTTCCTGGTGCGCGGCAACATGGACCAGGGCCCTGACGCTGCCCGGGACTTCGTCCAGGGCTTCATTGCCGCGCGCCTGGAAGAGGCGCCGTGCAGCTGCCTGTGGCTGGTCGGCCTGCCGGCCGTGCGCTTTGCCGGGCAGGCGGATGCCGAGGCCTACTACCAAGAACTCAAGGTCGACCTGCTCGGCGACGCCTGGGCCTTGCCCGGCCTTGAACTGTTGATGGACGAGCCGCAGCGCAAGGCGGACGTCTGGAAAGCCATGCGCCAGCTGATGGCGCGCTGGAAGAGCGTTGAATGA
- the rimI gene encoding ribosomal protein S18-alanine N-acetyltransferase has protein sequence MSESISFRPATEADLDALLKIEYAAFSHPWTRGIFQDALKSYEVWLMFDGQQQVGHGVINVIIDEAHLLNITVKPENQGCGLGLRLLEHLMARAYQLNGRECFLEVRASNQSAYRLYERYGFNEVGRRRDYYPVAGGREDALVMACTLLED, from the coding sequence ATGAGTGAATCGATCAGTTTCCGCCCGGCGACCGAGGCGGATCTGGATGCCCTGCTGAAGATCGAATATGCCGCGTTCAGCCACCCCTGGACCCGTGGCATCTTCCAGGATGCGCTGAAGTCGTACGAAGTGTGGCTGATGTTCGACGGTCAGCAGCAGGTGGGGCATGGGGTGATCAACGTGATCATCGACGAGGCGCACCTGCTCAATATCACCGTCAAGCCGGAGAACCAGGGTTGCGGGCTGGGCCTGCGGCTGCTTGAGCACCTGATGGCGCGGGCCTACCAGCTCAATGGGCGTGAGTGCTTCCTCGAAGTGCGTGCCAGCAACCAGTCGGCCTATCGCTTGTACGAGCGTTACGGGTTCAACGAGGTTGGGCGGCGCCGGGACTACTACCCGGTGGCGGGCGGGCGTGAGGACGCGCTGGTGATGGCCTGCACGCTGCTGGAAGACTGA
- a CDS encoding D-Ala-D-Ala carboxypeptidase family metallohydrolase — MKSSRLWLVAISLLGMGAVQADERDVWMFAQWAGDHENRAFRNMLVDARLYGVVPIHQLLRSASDWRQCRASPFAVPPASHWPAVRSTLSLIKTLDDQGVLRQFEVVSAYRDPQLNACAGGAPSSAHMRAFAVDLLLPRWADPNPLCRFWQQHGEAWNMGLGRYPSGRIHIDTAGYRTWGGDGGAGSSFCAKPR; from the coding sequence ATGAAAAGCAGCAGATTGTGGCTAGTGGCTATTAGCCTGTTGGGCATGGGTGCCGTCCAGGCCGATGAGCGTGATGTGTGGATGTTCGCCCAATGGGCGGGGGACCATGAAAACCGCGCCTTTCGCAACATGCTGGTGGATGCGCGGCTGTATGGCGTGGTGCCGATCCACCAGTTGCTGCGTTCGGCCTCGGATTGGCGCCAGTGCCGTGCCTCGCCGTTTGCAGTGCCGCCAGCGAGTCACTGGCCGGCGGTGCGCTCGACGCTTTCACTGATCAAGACGCTGGATGATCAGGGCGTGCTGCGTCAGTTCGAAGTGGTTTCGGCCTATCGTGACCCACAGCTCAATGCTTGCGCGGGCGGCGCACCCAGCAGCGCGCACATGCGTGCCTTCGCCGTCGATTTGCTGCTGCCGCGCTGGGCCGATCCCAACCCGCTGTGCCGTTTCTGGCAGCAGCACGGCGAGGCCTGGAACATGGGGCTGGGTCGCTACCCGTCAGGGCGCATTCACATCGACACGGCCGGTTACCGCACGTGGGGCGGCGATGGCGGCGCCGGTTCGTCGTTCTGCGCCAAACCCAGGTGA
- a CDS encoding LysR family transcriptional regulator, which yields MKLPPLNALRYFDIAAETESFVRAAEHLHVTHGAVSRQVRLLEESLGVELFDRRNRALFLTRAGRELQATTRAIFEQLEQTVQRLHPPTHDNVLVLSCEPTIAMRWLIPRLPRFHAAHPDLHLHLVAAGGPVDFARAGVDLALRRDDFHWDRQLHSLKICDEWIGPVKKPGLKGQRLLHSATRPDAWATWLRLSGQGLKRGERSDFEHFYLSLQAAGAGLGLAIASALMVRDELDNAQLQAPFGFLRDGSSYHLLSPQPLDDGSKRQRFAQWVSGECQACLAHLGLAQNDEPAPPSPPHVR from the coding sequence ATGAAACTGCCCCCACTCAACGCCCTGCGCTACTTCGACATCGCCGCCGAAACCGAAAGCTTCGTGCGCGCCGCCGAACACCTGCACGTCACCCACGGCGCCGTCAGCCGCCAGGTGCGCCTGCTCGAGGAAAGCCTCGGCGTGGAACTGTTCGATCGGCGCAACCGCGCCCTGTTCCTGACCCGCGCAGGTCGCGAACTACAGGCCACCACCCGGGCCATTTTCGAACAGCTTGAGCAGACCGTGCAGCGCCTGCACCCGCCAACCCATGACAACGTGCTGGTGCTCTCGTGCGAGCCGACCATCGCCATGCGCTGGCTGATCCCTCGCCTGCCGCGCTTCCACGCCGCGCACCCCGACCTGCACCTGCACCTGGTGGCGGCCGGAGGGCCGGTGGACTTCGCCCGCGCCGGCGTGGACCTGGCCCTGCGCCGCGATGACTTCCACTGGGACCGCCAGCTGCACAGCCTGAAGATCTGTGATGAATGGATCGGCCCGGTCAAAAAGCCAGGCCTCAAGGGCCAGCGCCTGCTCCACAGCGCCACCCGCCCCGACGCCTGGGCGACCTGGCTGCGCCTGAGCGGCCAGGGCCTGAAGCGAGGAGAACGCAGCGATTTCGAACATTTCTACCTGTCGCTCCAGGCCGCCGGCGCGGGCCTGGGGCTGGCCATCGCCTCGGCGCTGATGGTGCGCGACGAACTGGACAATGCTCAGCTACAGGCACCGTTCGGCTTCCTGCGCGACGGCTCCAGCTACCACCTGCTCAGCCCACAGCCACTGGATGACGGCAGCAAGCGCCAGCGCTTCGCGCAGTGGGTGAGCGGTGAATGCCAGGCCTGCCTGGCTCACCTGGGTTTGGCGCAGAACGACGAACCGGCGCCGCCATCGCCGCCCCACGTGCGGTAA
- a CDS encoding LysE family translocator, which translates to MNELIAVALFTVLAVISPGADFAMVTRSSYAQGRKAGLAAAMGIALGVQVHVLYTVLGIAVVISQSPALFLAMKVVGAGYLVYLGYKSLTNTTRISLDGQVSGGQASMLAALRTGFMTNALNPKTMLFVVSAYTQVVQPGSPLAVDFAYGAFMSFAHWAWFSLVAVFFSSAGLRKAMIERQVIVDRLIGVALIGLGLAVAVAGVK; encoded by the coding sequence GTGAATGAACTCATCGCCGTCGCCCTGTTCACCGTGCTGGCTGTCATCAGCCCGGGCGCCGACTTCGCCATGGTCACCCGCAGCAGTTACGCCCAGGGCCGCAAGGCCGGGCTGGCGGCCGCCATGGGGATCGCCCTGGGCGTGCAGGTGCATGTGCTGTACACCGTGCTCGGCATCGCCGTGGTCATCAGCCAGAGCCCGGCGCTGTTCCTGGCGATGAAGGTGGTGGGGGCGGGCTACCTGGTCTATCTGGGCTACAAATCGCTGACCAATACCACGCGCATCAGCCTCGACGGACAGGTGTCTGGCGGTCAGGCCAGTATGTTGGCCGCGTTGCGTACTGGTTTCATGACCAATGCCCTGAACCCCAAGACCATGCTCTTCGTGGTCAGCGCCTATACCCAGGTGGTGCAGCCGGGCAGCCCGCTGGCCGTGGATTTCGCCTATGGCGCGTTCATGTCATTTGCCCACTGGGCCTGGTTCAGCCTGGTGGCCGTGTTTTTCTCCAGTGCAGGGTTGCGCAAGGCGATGATCGAGCGGCAGGTGATCGTGGACCGCTTGATCGGGGTGGCGTTGATTGGCCTGGGATTGGCGGTGGCAGTGGCGGGGGTGAAGTAG
- a CDS encoding FecR family protein, translated as MTPMPALPPTPDPEQEALDWFSRLRQANCDEVLRQAFGQWCQDPLNARAYAQLEAYWQQLQAPATPPRPRVVEVRRSRAGLWLAGLFLALLSVLAVLYWPLMQRLASELSTDVGERRSVRLADGSTLHLDSASAMNIDLRGRTRLLQLVQGQVYLEVMLDGRAMEVQVGDTRIQVFGTRLQIARHSNHDELQVLSGKATVVQGSDQRMVSAGERVTFSEQRINPIEKIAIKPADAWRDGRLLASNMPLGDVVERLAGYQGMRVWWQDEQAAYRRVSGEFDLDHAGQSLDTLAAGQQLRLYSVLGHWLIVR; from the coding sequence ATGACCCCGATGCCCGCCTTGCCCCCCACGCCCGATCCCGAGCAGGAAGCACTGGACTGGTTCTCCCGCCTGCGCCAGGCCAACTGCGACGAGGTGCTGCGCCAGGCATTCGGCCAATGGTGCCAGGACCCGCTCAACGCGCGCGCCTATGCGCAACTGGAAGCCTACTGGCAGCAGCTGCAGGCCCCGGCGACGCCACCCCGCCCGCGGGTCGTCGAAGTTCGCCGCAGCCGTGCTGGCCTGTGGCTGGCGGGCTTGTTCCTGGCGCTGCTGAGTGTGCTGGCGGTGCTCTACTGGCCATTGATGCAACGCCTGGCCAGCGAACTGAGTACCGACGTCGGCGAGCGCCGCAGCGTGCGCCTGGCCGATGGCTCGACCTTGCACCTGGACAGCGCCAGCGCGATGAATATCGACCTGCGCGGGCGCACCCGCCTGCTGCAGCTGGTGCAGGGCCAGGTCTACCTGGAAGTGATGCTCGATGGCCGAGCCATGGAGGTGCAGGTCGGCGACACGCGGATCCAAGTGTTCGGCACCCGCCTGCAGATCGCCCGCCACAGCAACCACGATGAACTGCAAGTGCTCAGCGGCAAGGCCACTGTCGTGCAAGGCAGCGACCAGCGCATGGTCAGCGCCGGCGAGCGGGTCACCTTCAGCGAGCAGCGGATCAACCCGATCGAAAAGATCGCCATCAAGCCCGCCGATGCCTGGCGCGACGGCCGACTGCTGGCCAGCAACATGCCACTGGGGGACGTGGTGGAGCGCCTGGCCGGCTATCAAGGGATGCGCGTCTGGTGGCAGGACGAACAGGCCGCGTATCGTCGCGTGAGCGGTGAGTTCGACCTGGATCACGCGGGCCAGAGCCTGGACACGCTGGCTGCCGGGCAGCAACTGCGGCTGTATAGCGTGCTGGGCCACTGGCTGATCGTGCGCTGA
- a CDS encoding MFS transporter: protein MAISNTQSSSASSPASQASPLVMRIIGFCALAHLINDLIQSVLPAIYPMLKANYGLSFAQIGLITLTFQVTASLLQPWVGFFTDKRPTPNLLPLGTLCTLVGIVMLAFVGSFPMILLASALVGIGSSTFHPETSRIARLASGGRFGLAQSSFQVGGNAGSAFGPLLAAAIVIPFGQTHVAWFGVAGLFFFAVTLMLRRWYKDHLNQFKARKAAQATHGISRQRVMLALVVLGLLVFSKYFYMASFTSYFTFYLIEKFQLSVASSQLHLFLFLGAVAAGTFFGGPIGDRIGRKAVIWFSILGVAPFTLALPYADLFWTTVLSVVIGFILASAFSAIVVYAQELVPGNVGMIAGIFFGLMFGFGGIGAALLGYLADLRGIEYVYGVCSFLPLFGLLAVFLPSTGKR, encoded by the coding sequence ATGGCCATCAGCAATACCCAGAGTTCCAGCGCGAGCAGCCCGGCAAGCCAGGCGAGCCCGCTGGTGATGCGCATCATCGGTTTCTGCGCCCTGGCGCACCTGATCAACGACCTGATCCAGTCGGTGCTGCCGGCGATCTACCCGATGCTCAAGGCCAACTATGGGCTGAGCTTCGCCCAGATCGGCCTGATCACGTTGACCTTCCAGGTCACGGCTTCGTTGTTGCAGCCGTGGGTCGGTTTCTTCACCGACAAGCGGCCGACGCCCAACCTGCTGCCCCTGGGCACCCTGTGCACCTTGGTGGGGATCGTGATGCTGGCCTTCGTCGGTAGCTTCCCGATGATCCTGCTGGCCTCGGCGTTGGTGGGCATCGGTTCGTCGACCTTCCACCCGGAGACCTCGCGCATCGCCCGCCTGGCCTCGGGCGGGCGTTTCGGCCTGGCCCAGTCGAGCTTCCAGGTCGGCGGCAACGCCGGTTCTGCGTTCGGCCCGCTGCTGGCGGCGGCCATCGTCATTCCCTTCGGGCAGACTCACGTGGCCTGGTTTGGGGTGGCCGGGTTGTTCTTCTTTGCCGTCACCCTGATGCTGCGCCGCTGGTACAAGGACCACCTCAACCAGTTCAAGGCGCGCAAGGCGGCGCAGGCCACCCATGGCATCTCGCGCCAGCGGGTGATGCTGGCGCTGGTGGTGCTTGGGTTGCTGGTGTTCTCCAAGTACTTCTACATGGCCAGTTTCACCAGCTACTTCACTTTCTACCTGATCGAGAAGTTCCAGCTGTCGGTGGCCAGTTCGCAGTTGCACCTGTTCCTGTTCCTCGGCGCGGTGGCGGCCGGCACCTTCTTCGGTGGGCCGATCGGTGACCGTATCGGGCGCAAGGCGGTGATCTGGTTCTCCATCCTCGGGGTGGCGCCGTTCACCCTGGCGCTGCCTTACGCCGACCTGTTCTGGACCACCGTGCTCAGCGTGGTGATCGGCTTCATCCTGGCCTCGGCGTTCTCGGCCATCGTGGTGTATGCCCAGGAGCTGGTGCCGGGCAACGTGGGGATGATCGCCGGGATCTTCTTCGGGCTGATGTTCGGCTTCGGCGGGATCGGCGCGGCGTTGCTGGGCTACCTGGCCGACCTGCGCGGGATCGAATATGTATATGGCGTGTGCTCGTTCCTGCCGTTGTTCGGGTTGCTGGCGGTGTTCCTGCCGTCCACCGGCAAGCGTTGA
- a CDS encoding MFS transporter has translation MNMRLLAGLLFAVSVVGFSLGASLPLVSLRLHEAGAGTLEIGIISAIPAAGMMLSAFMVDACCKHLTRRVIYLLSFSLCTLSIALLEWAFDSMLWLALLRLGLGIGMGIAIILGESWVNELCPDHNRGKIMALYATSFTGFQVLGPALLALLGADSPWLTAVVTACYGLALICILFTVPNDHVEHGDEGEKSFGLAGFFRVAPALCVAVLFFSFFDAVVLSLLPVYATSHGFAVGIAALMVTVVFAGDMVFQLPLGWLADRVERTGLHLVCGLVAMSIGIALPWLLQMTWLLWPLLVVLGAVAGGIYTLALVLIGQRFKGQDLVTANASVGLLWGVGSLVGPLVSGAAMDVAPHGLPMALALMAGLFVCFARQAYRRAGKLQAVAD, from the coding sequence ATGAACATGCGTTTGCTGGCGGGCCTGTTGTTCGCCGTGTCGGTGGTCGGTTTCAGCCTCGGGGCGAGCCTGCCGCTGGTGTCGTTGCGCCTGCACGAGGCGGGGGCGGGGACACTGGAGATCGGCATCATATCGGCGATCCCGGCGGCGGGCATGATGCTCTCGGCCTTCATGGTCGACGCCTGCTGCAAGCACCTGACCCGACGCGTCATCTATCTGCTGAGCTTCAGCCTGTGCACCCTGAGCATCGCCTTGCTCGAGTGGGCGTTCGATTCGATGCTGTGGCTGGCGCTGCTGCGCCTGGGGCTGGGGATAGGCATGGGTATCGCGATCATCCTCGGCGAGTCGTGGGTCAACGAACTGTGCCCGGACCATAACCGCGGCAAGATCATGGCCCTGTACGCCACCAGCTTCACCGGCTTCCAGGTACTCGGCCCGGCGTTGCTGGCGCTGCTCGGCGCCGACAGCCCGTGGCTGACTGCCGTGGTCACCGCGTGTTATGGGCTGGCCCTGATCTGCATCCTGTTCACCGTGCCCAACGACCATGTCGAACACGGCGATGAAGGCGAGAAGAGCTTCGGTTTGGCCGGTTTCTTCCGTGTCGCTCCTGCGCTGTGCGTGGCGGTGTTGTTCTTCTCGTTCTTCGATGCCGTGGTGCTGTCGCTGCTGCCGGTATACGCCACCAGCCATGGCTTTGCCGTGGGCATTGCCGCCTTGATGGTGACCGTGGTGTTTGCCGGCGACATGGTTTTCCAGCTGCCGCTGGGCTGGCTGGCCGACCGGGTCGAGCGCACCGGCCTGCACCTGGTATGCGGGCTGGTCGCGATGAGCATCGGTATCGCCCTGCCGTGGCTGCTGCAAATGACCTGGCTGTTGTGGCCGTTGCTGGTGGTGCTCGGGGCGGTGGCGGGGGGGATCTACACCCTGGCGCTGGTGCTGATCGGGCAGCGTTTCAAGGGGCAGGACCTGGTCACGGCCAATGCCAGTGTCGGGTTGCTCTGGGGCGTGGGCAGCCTGGTCGGGCCGCTGGTCAGCGGCGCGGCGATGGATGTGGCGCCCCATGGGTTGCCCATGGCGCTGGCGTTGATGGCGGGGTTGTTCGTGTGTTTTGCGCGGCAGGCGTATCGGCGGGCGGGCAAGTTGCAGGCGGTGGCGGACTGA
- a CDS encoding DNA-3-methyladenine glycosylase family protein, whose product MILADLSPQAFDAASEHLAGQDPDWARHIAVTGPCLHQATPGREPYETLVRAIAYQQLHARAAEAILGRLLALFPETAFPTPEQLLAVSPEMMRACGFSASKTATLHGIAQAHLEGVVPSRAEALLLPDDALVERLVSLRGVGRWTVEMLLIYSLERSDILPVDDFGVREGYRRMKGLAKAPTPARMRALGQAWSPYRTVAAWYLWRA is encoded by the coding sequence ATGATCCTTGCCGACCTTTCGCCCCAGGCCTTTGATGCAGCCAGCGAGCACCTGGCTGGCCAGGACCCGGACTGGGCGCGCCATATCGCCGTTACCGGCCCTTGCCTGCACCAGGCCACGCCCGGTCGCGAGCCCTACGAGACGCTGGTGAGGGCGATCGCCTACCAGCAATTGCATGCACGGGCGGCGGAGGCGATCCTCGGGCGCTTGCTGGCGCTGTTTCCCGAAACCGCATTCCCGACGCCGGAACAGTTGCTGGCGGTCAGCCCCGAGATGATGCGGGCCTGCGGGTTTTCCGCGAGCAAGACCGCGACGCTCCATGGCATCGCCCAGGCGCATCTGGAGGGCGTTGTACCCAGTCGGGCAGAGGCCTTGCTGCTGCCGGACGATGCCCTGGTCGAACGCCTGGTGAGCCTGCGAGGGGTCGGGCGTTGGACGGTGGAAATGCTGCTGATCTACAGCCTGGAGCGTTCGGACATCCTGCCAGTGGATGATTTTGGCGTGCGCGAGGGTTATCGCCGGATGAAAGGGTTGGCAAAGGCACCGACACCGGCGCGGATGCGCGCACTGGGGCAAGCCTGGAGTCCGTATCGCACCGTGGCGGCCTGGTATCTGTGGCGGGCGTGA
- the ada gene encoding bifunctional DNA-binding transcriptional regulator/O6-methylguanine-DNA methyltransferase Ada produces the protein MRSAPTSYITDAERWHAVQSRDTAATGHFVYAVRTTGVYCQPACKSRLAKRENVEFFTDAAQAEAAGYRACKRCAGGTQAVRRSDLVARACRLIEAGDPAPSLDQLGAALNLSPFHLHRLFKAETGLTPKAYASAFRARRLRERLDNAPSVTEAIYDAGYNSNSRFYESAGERLGMRPREYRAGGEGATIHFALGQCSLGAILVAQSQRGICAILLGDEPEPLLDELQDQFPKARLIGGDAGFERLVAEVVGFVEAPALGLALPLDVQGTAFQERVWQALREVPVGTRVSYTDIAERIGAPKAFRAVAQACAANHIAVAIPCHRVVRRDGDLSGYRWGVERKRQLLDRETALS, from the coding sequence ATGAGGTCTGCCCCGACGAGCTACATCACGGATGCTGAACGCTGGCACGCCGTACAGTCCCGCGACACTGCCGCCACCGGCCATTTCGTCTATGCCGTGCGCACCACCGGGGTGTATTGCCAGCCAGCGTGCAAGTCGCGCCTGGCCAAGCGCGAGAATGTCGAGTTCTTCACCGATGCCGCCCAGGCCGAAGCCGCCGGCTACCGGGCTTGCAAGCGCTGTGCGGGCGGCACTCAGGCCGTACGCCGCAGCGACCTGGTGGCCCGCGCCTGCCGCCTGATCGAAGCCGGCGATCCCGCGCCCAGCCTTGACCAGCTGGGTGCGGCGCTGAACCTCAGCCCCTTCCATCTGCACCGTCTGTTCAAGGCCGAAACCGGCCTGACGCCCAAGGCCTACGCCTCGGCATTCCGCGCCCGGCGCCTGCGCGAGCGCCTGGACAATGCCCCCAGTGTCACCGAAGCCATCTACGATGCCGGCTACAACTCCAACAGCCGCTTCTACGAAAGTGCCGGTGAGCGCCTGGGCATGCGCCCGCGCGAGTACCGTGCGGGCGGAGAGGGCGCGACCATTCACTTTGCCTTGGGCCAGTGCTCGTTGGGCGCCATCCTGGTTGCCCAGAGCCAGCGAGGCATCTGCGCGATCCTGCTGGGCGACGAGCCCGAGCCATTGCTCGACGAGCTGCAGGACCAGTTCCCCAAGGCGCGATTGATCGGCGGCGATGCCGGGTTCGAGCGGCTGGTCGCCGAAGTGGTGGGCTTCGTCGAAGCCCCGGCGTTGGGCCTGGCACTGCCGCTGGACGTGCAGGGCACGGCTTTTCAGGAGCGTGTCTGGCAGGCGTTGCGCGAGGTGCCGGTGGGCACCCGGGTGAGCTACACCGACATCGCCGAGCGCATCGGCGCGCCCAAGGCGTTCAGGGCGGTGGCCCAGGCCTGCGCGGCCAACCACATCGCCGTGGCCATTCCCTGCCACCGGGTGGTGCGCCGCGACGGCGACCTCAGCGGCTACCGTTGGGGCGTTGAACGCAAACGGCAGTTGCTGGACCGAGAGACGGCACTCTCCTGA